A genomic window from Apus apus isolate bApuApu2 unplaced genomic scaffold, bApuApu2.pri.cur manual_scaffold_120_ctg1, whole genome shotgun sequence includes:
- the LOC127396167 gene encoding feather keratin-like, with amino-acid sequence MACYDRCGSCGPTPLANSCNEPCVRQCEASRVLIQPSTVQVTLPGPILTSFPQSTAVGSSASAAVGNELSALGVPVNSGFGGFGLGYGLGYGYGLGGLGCFGGRGGCYTC; translated from the coding sequence ATGGCCTGCTACGACCGCTGCGGCTCTTGCGGACCCACCCCGCTGGCCAACAGCTGCAACGAGCCCTGTGTCAGGCAGTGCGAGGCCTCCCGCGTCCTCATCCAGCCTTCCACCGTGCAGGTCACCCTGCCAGGACCCATCctcacctccttcccccagagCACCGCCGTCGGATCCTCCGCATCCGCTGCCGTGGGCAACGAGCTCAGCGCCCTGGGAGTGCCCGTCAACTCCGGCTTCGGCGGCTTCGGCCTCGGCTACGGCCTGGGATACGGCTACGGCCTGGGTGGCCTGGGCTGCTTCGGGGGCAGAGGAGGCTGCTACACCTGCTAA